Proteins encoded by one window of Lepisosteus oculatus isolate fLepOcu1 chromosome 18, fLepOcu1.hap2, whole genome shotgun sequence:
- the LOC107075984 gene encoding uncharacterized protein, with amino-acid sequence MQISRLALVLLLQISIGTAEEVHPEVLRKLVKDFLITNYQRSGFLNQMSFMIGLSPEQCRDASGVRYYMDGKNEPIPNIATSVKDFNTANTANYMAVLPDPHQKCSEFKMLRQPESGWDVAAGQQSREMTGAEWLGGKLQQTLQGGGCVVFYTTNSPCLKYCFNDTSDRRIDKPLSEDPFRSWKDRQNVALYFVYTQTYKNDEECMESVQQGFSNLANMDFHIWNCPYEVQKICPECKAMTSCNTCKDKTTWCNNCKERMRRCRDCQVAGYDKACQTCAEFEKDCPTCNRIPKEKQIKCKDCYACRQNCEECKTMRVYCETCVKTQTECFECEKTRDRACEDCRNRHLECDSCLSTRIKCQVKNYK; translated from the coding sequence CTTCCTCATTACAAACTACCAGAGATCTGGCTTTCTAAACCAGATGAGCTTTATGATTGGCCTGAGCCCGGAACAGTGCAGGGATGCAAGCGGAGTCAGGTACTATATGGATGGAAAGAATGAGCCTATCCCCAACATTGCAACCTCAGTAAAAGATTTCAACACTGCAAACACAGCCAACTACATGGCTGTCCTGCCAGATCCACATCAGAAATGTTCTGAATTTAAAATGCTGAGGCAGCCAGAAAGTGGATGGGACGTGGCGGCAGGGCAGCAGTCCAGGGAAATGACCGGGGCTGAGTGGCTGGGAGGGAAGTTGCAGCAGACTCTTCAAGGTGGAGGATGTGTGGTATTCTACACCACCAACAGTCCCTGCTTGAAATACTGTTTTAACGACACAAGTGACCGAAGGATTGACAAGCCCCTCTCTGAGGACCCCTTTCGATCCTGGAAGGACAGACAAAATGTTGCCTTGTACTTTGTGTATACCCAGACCTACAAGAATGATGAGGAGTGCATGGAGAGTGTCCAACAAGGGTTTAGTAACTTGGCCAACATGGACTTCCATATTTGGAACTGTCCTTATGAAGTGCAGAAGATTTGTCCTGAGTGCAAAGCCATGACCTCATGCAACACCTGCAAGGACAAGACGACCTGGTGCAACAATTGCAAAGAAAGGATGAGACGGTGCAGAGACTGCCAAGTAGCCGGCTATGACAAGGCATGTCAAACTTGTGCAGAATTTGAGAAAGATTGCCCGACGTGCAACAGGATccccaaagaaaaacaaataaaatgtaaagactGCTATGCTTGTAGGCAAAATTGTGAGGAATGCAAAACCATGAGAGTGTACTGTGAAACCTGTGTGAAGACTCAAACGGAGTGTTTCGAGTGCGAGAAAACCAGGGACCGTGCCTGTGAGGACTGTCGGAACCGTCACCTCGAGTGCGACAGCTGCCTGAGCACACGCATCAAGTGCCAGGTGAAGAACTACAAATGA